A window of the Salvelinus fontinalis isolate EN_2023a chromosome 26, ASM2944872v1, whole genome shotgun sequence genome harbors these coding sequences:
- the LOC129824112 gene encoding 3-ketodihydrosphingosine reductase-like: MSYEEWLSSTITDWLFFNSWWLLLPFIMLLVVAAFIVAFVLLLYMISPLISPKPLKLNGAHVVVTGGSSGIGKSIAMECYRQGAFITLVARDESKLVQAKKEVEKCAINDKQVVLCISVDVSKDYRQVESVIKQCQEKLGPVDMLVNCAGTSFSGKFEEVEVERFRSLMEVNYLGSVYPTRAVITTMKERRMGRIMFVSSQAGQIGLFGYTAYSPSKFALRGLAESLQMEMKPYNIYVTIAYPPDTDTPGLAEENRTKPLETRLISETSGVTQPEQVAKIVVKDAVQGNFNSSVGPDGYMLSALTCGMSPVTSITEGLQQIVTMGLFRTVALFYLGSFDSIVRRCMIEREQSKAADKRE, translated from the exons ATGTCCTATGAGGAATGGTTGAGTTCAACGATCACGGATTGGCTTTTCTTCAATTCCTGGTGGCTCCTTTTGCCTTTTATCATGCTTCTAGTCGTTGCTGCATTCATCGTTGCCTTCGTGTTGCTGTTGTATATGATATCCCCTTTGATTAGCCCAAAACCTCTCAAATTAAATGGGGCACACGTCGTG GTCACTGGAGGCTCCAGTGGAATAGGGAAAAGCATTGCTATGGAGTGCTACAGACAAGGAGCCTTCATCACACTAGTGGCAAGAGACGAG AGTAAATTGGTTCAAGCGAAAAAAGAAGTAGAGAAATGTGCAATTAATGACAAGCAG GTTGTGCTCTGCATATCAGTTGACGTGTCCAAGGACTACAGACAGGTGGAAAGTGTGATTAAGCAG TGTCAAGAGAAGCTTGGTCCAGTGGACATGCTGGTGAACTGTGCTGGGACGTCCTTCTCTGGGAAGtttgaggaggtggaggtggagcgCTTCAGA AGTCTGATGGAGGTGAACTACCTGGGCAGTGTGTATCCCACACGGGCTGTAATCACCACTATGAAGGAGCGGAGGATGGGACGCATCATGTTTGTCTCCTCCCAGGCTGGCCAGATCGGCCTGTTTGGCTACACTGCCTACTCCCCGTCCAAGTTTGCCCTTCGTGGTCTGGCTGAGTCCCTGCAGATGGAA ATGAAGCCATATAATATCTATGTGACAATTGCCTACCCCCCTGACACTGACACACCAGGACTAGCAGAGGAGAATAGGACGAAG CctttagagaccaggctgatctccgAGACGTCTGGGGTGACTCAGCCGGAGCAGGTTGCTAAAATCGTGGTCAAGGATGCTGTG CAGGGGAACTTCAACAGCTCTGTGGGGCCTGACGGATACATGCTCTCGGCTCTCACCTGTGGAATGTCACCTGTCACCTCCATCACAGAGGGCCTCCAGCAG ATTGTGACCATGGGGCTGTTCCGGACCGTTGCTCTGTTCTACCTGGGGAGTTTCGACAGCATTGTGCGTCGCTGTATGATCGAGAGGGAGCAGTCCAAAGCAGCGGACAAGAGGGAGTAA